From a single Bacillus sp. BGMRC 2118 genomic region:
- a CDS encoding DUF2269 family protein, with protein sequence MLKVLVLIHVLSAIIGVGPTFFGHVLYRKNQTAVDLRHSMKLSNLLNFFPKIGGTLAVITGIILVIVGNYGSFFSTLWLIGSLVLYILIQIVVIAIIDPKAKKLSTWLFADENEAVTELPVEQRNELLSINKLTYLASTLGTLLFIFMIWKPYIG encoded by the coding sequence ATGTTAAAAGTACTAGTTCTAATTCATGTTTTATCCGCTATTATCGGAGTGGGGCCAACCTTCTTTGGGCATGTGCTGTACCGAAAGAACCAAACTGCAGTGGATTTACGACATTCTATGAAATTATCTAATTTACTAAATTTCTTTCCAAAAATAGGGGGAACACTCGCTGTCATAACCGGGATTATCCTTGTGATCGTCGGCAATTACGGTTCATTTTTCAGCACACTATGGCTCATCGGTTCATTAGTACTATACATCCTCATCCAAATTGTCGTCATTGCCATTATCGATCCAAAAGCTAAAAAGCTATCTACATGGCTGTTTGCGGATGAAAACGAAGCAGTAACAGAACTGCCAGTTGAGCAGAGAAATGAGCTTCTATCTATTAATAAACTTACTTATCTTGCTTCAACCTTAGGAACGTTATTGTTTATTTTTATGATTTGGAAGCCTTATATCGGATAA